From the genome of Glycine max cultivar Williams 82 chromosome 2, Glycine_max_v4.0, whole genome shotgun sequence, one region includes:
- the LOC100784866 gene encoding auxin-responsive protein IAA30: MGKASSSSSSSISSCRNPSNYSTASSLTHQHSDQDHLRTDLRLGLSISTTHDQHVGSSSSGGHWQPMQPHLSSFSQATEVNHCSDHTSFFVKVYMEGIPIGRKLNLLAHDGYHELVKTLEQMFDTTILWGTEMDGVQPDRCHVLTYEDGEGDLIMVGDVPWEMFLSAVKRLKITRVETFG, from the exons ATGGGCAAAGCCTCTAGTTCTTCCTCCTCTTCTATCTCCAGCTGCAGAAACCCTTCCAATTATTCAACTGCATCCTCTCTCACACACCAACATAGTGATCAAGACCACCTTCGCACagatcttaggcttggactaagCATTTCCACTACTCATGATCAACATGTTGGCTCTTCTAGTTCAGG GGGGCACTGGCAACCGATGCAGCCACATCTAAGTAGTTTTTCACAAGCTACTGAAGTGAATCATTGCAGTGATCATACCAGCTTCTTTGTGAAGGTGTACATGGAAGGCATTCCGATTGGTAGAAAACTCAACCTGTTAGCTCATGATGGCTACCACGAGTTAGTAAAGACCCTTGAACAGATGTTTGACACTACCATTTTGT GGGGAACTGAAATGGACGGAGTGCAACCAGATAGGTGCCATGTTCTAACTTATGAAGATGGAGAAGGAGATTTGATTATGGTTGGGGATGTCCCTTGGGA GATGTTCTTATCAGCTGTAAAGAGGTTGAAGATCACAAGGGTGGAGACATTCGGGTGA